One Tistrella mobilis DNA segment encodes these proteins:
- a CDS encoding putative DNA modification/repair radical SAM protein: MKMSLKDRLAILSDAAKYDASCASSGGGRRDSAATGGLGSTTGMGICHAYAPDGRCISLLKILLTNFCIYDCAYCINRSSSNVARARFTPEEVVWLTLEFYRRNYIEGLFLSSGIIRSPDHTMAELVRVARELRLTHGFRGYIHLKTIPDAAPELIAEAGLFADRLSINVELPTERALAELAPEKRPREIRQAMGDIRSRIEEGAEPTLRTRKRRRFAPAGQSTQMIVGACETSDAEILGTAGGLYDAYGLRRVYYSAFSPIPEASRRLPPVRPPLEREHRLYQADWLFRFYGFAPGEITAGRPDGMLDLEIDPKLAWALANRRLFPVDVNRAPREMLLRVPGFGVKTVAAILSARRHRRLGLDDLGRLRVSLPKAKPFITARGWTPLRLIDREDLRALVAPPAQLALF; encoded by the coding sequence ATGAAGATGTCGCTGAAAGACCGCCTGGCCATTCTGTCCGACGCCGCCAAATACGATGCCTCCTGCGCATCGAGTGGCGGCGGTCGGCGCGATTCCGCGGCGACCGGCGGGCTCGGCTCCACCACCGGCATGGGCATCTGCCACGCCTATGCGCCGGACGGGCGCTGCATCTCTCTGCTCAAGATCCTGCTGACCAATTTCTGCATCTACGACTGCGCCTATTGCATCAACCGCTCGTCCAGCAATGTCGCCCGGGCGCGGTTCACGCCGGAAGAGGTGGTCTGGCTGACGCTCGAATTCTATCGACGCAATTACATCGAAGGGCTGTTCCTGTCCTCGGGCATCATCCGCTCCCCCGATCACACGATGGCCGAGCTGGTGCGGGTGGCGCGCGAACTGAGGCTCACTCACGGCTTTCGTGGCTATATCCATCTGAAGACCATCCCCGATGCCGCGCCGGAGCTGATCGCCGAGGCCGGTCTGTTCGCCGACCGGCTGTCGATCAATGTCGAACTGCCGACCGAGCGCGCCCTGGCCGAGCTGGCGCCCGAGAAGCGGCCGCGGGAGATCCGTCAGGCCATGGGCGACATCCGGTCCCGGATCGAAGAGGGGGCCGAGCCGACGCTGCGCACCCGCAAGCGCCGGCGCTTCGCCCCCGCCGGCCAGTCGACCCAGATGATCGTCGGCGCCTGTGAGACCAGCGACGCCGAGATCCTGGGCACGGCCGGCGGGCTCTACGATGCCTATGGGCTGCGTCGGGTCTACTACTCGGCTTTCAGCCCGATCCCTGAAGCCTCGCGCCGGCTGCCGCCGGTTCGCCCGCCGCTGGAACGGGAGCATCGGCTCTATCAGGCGGACTGGCTGTTCCGCTTCTATGGCTTCGCGCCGGGCGAGATCACCGCCGGTCGGCCGGACGGCATGCTGGATCTGGAGATCGATCCCAAACTCGCCTGGGCGCTGGCCAATCGCCGGCTCTTCCCGGTCGACGTCAACCGGGCCCCGCGGGAGATGCTGCTCCGGGTGCCGGGCTTCGGCGTGAAGACGGTGGCCGCGATCCTTTCCGCCCGGCGGCACCGCCGGCTCGGGCTCGACGATCTGGGGCGGTTGCGTGTGTCGCTGCCCAAGGCGAAGCCTTTCATCACCGCCCGGGGCTGGACGCCGCTCAGGCTGATCGATCGCGAGGATCTGCGGGCATTGGTGGCGCCGCCGGCGCAGCTGGCGCTGTTCTGA
- a CDS encoding DUF2218 domain-containing protein produces the protein MPRSEARVATRLGQRYMTLLCRHFRHKVPAEVTGDTARADFPWGAVARMAATPDHLQVTCTAGSPADLARTQDVIAIHLARFAFRDKPEIIWQPLPD, from the coding sequence ATGCCCCGTTCCGAAGCCCGCGTGGCCACCCGGCTCGGCCAGCGCTACATGACCCTGCTCTGCCGGCATTTCCGCCACAAGGTGCCGGCAGAGGTCACCGGCGACACCGCCCGGGCCGATTTCCCCTGGGGGGCGGTCGCCCGGATGGCCGCGACCCCGGACCATCTGCAGGTGACCTGCACGGCCGGCAGCCCCGCCGACCTTGCCCGCACCCAGGACGTGATCGCCATCCACCTCGCCCGCTTCGCCTTCCGCGACAAGCCCGAGATCATCTGGCAGCCGCTGCCCGACTGA
- the alkB gene encoding DNA oxidative demethylase AlkB translates to MPANGLLFDDLPRRSAPGAHLLDGFALPVAADLLQAVEVVTAAAPFRHLITPGGRRMSVAMTNCGRLGWVSDRRGYRYDPVDPESGRPWPEMPALFGHLADRAATAAGFPGFRPDACLINLYTPGARLGMHQDRDEGDLTQPIVSVSLGLPAVFQFGGPSRRDPVTNIELVHGDVVVWGGAWRLAHHGVKELRDGSHPATGRRRINITFRCAGGGR, encoded by the coding sequence ATGCCCGCCAACGGTCTGCTCTTCGACGATCTGCCGCGGCGGAGCGCGCCCGGCGCGCATCTGCTCGACGGTTTCGCGCTGCCGGTCGCGGCCGACCTGCTGCAGGCGGTGGAGGTGGTCACCGCCGCGGCGCCGTTCCGGCATCTGATAACGCCGGGCGGGCGCCGCATGTCGGTAGCCATGACCAATTGCGGCCGGCTCGGCTGGGTGTCGGACCGGCGCGGCTATCGCTACGATCCGGTCGACCCCGAGAGTGGCCGCCCCTGGCCGGAGATGCCGGCGCTCTTCGGCCACCTTGCCGATCGGGCCGCAACGGCGGCCGGTTTCCCCGGCTTCCGGCCCGATGCCTGTCTGATCAATCTCTACACCCCCGGCGCCCGGCTGGGCATGCATCAGGATCGTGACGAGGGCGATCTCACCCAGCCGATCGTCTCGGTCTCGCTCGGCCTGCCGGCGGTGTTCCAGTTCGGCGGGCCGTCGCGCAGGGACCCCGTCACCAATATCGAACTGGTCCATGGCGATGTCGTGGTCTGGGGCGGCGCCTGGCGGCTGGCCCATCACGGGGTGAAAGAGCTGCGCGACGGGTCCCACCCGGCGACCGGGCGGCGGCGGATCAACATCACCTTCCGCTGCGCCGGAGGCGGGCGCTGA
- a CDS encoding 2OG-Fe(II) oxygenase, giving the protein MQHDPIARLNTTDWSAVVGDLDAGGRAVLPGLLDERSCAALAGLYEREEGFRSEVIMARHGFGQGRYKYFAHPLPELVSAIRETAWPYLVPIAHGWHQRMGLDVRFPDTLRDFIARCHAAGQRRPTPLLLDYGPGDYNCLHQDLYGVHVFPLQIAVLLSAPGHDFTGGEFVMTEQRPRMQSRPDVVPLGQGDAVVFAVNQRPVRGSRGDYRVTMRHGVARVRSGRRRTLGIIFHDAA; this is encoded by the coding sequence ATGCAGCATGACCCGATCGCCCGGCTGAACACCACCGACTGGAGCGCCGTCGTCGGCGATCTGGATGCAGGCGGCCGGGCAGTGCTGCCCGGCCTGCTCGATGAACGGAGCTGCGCGGCGCTTGCGGGGCTCTACGAGCGGGAGGAGGGTTTCCGGTCGGAAGTGATCATGGCCCGGCATGGCTTCGGGCAGGGCCGCTACAAGTATTTCGCACATCCGCTGCCCGAACTGGTTTCGGCCATCAGAGAGACGGCCTGGCCGTATCTGGTGCCGATCGCCCATGGCTGGCATCAGCGGATGGGCCTGGACGTCCGGTTCCCCGACACGCTTCGCGACTTCATCGCCCGCTGCCACGCCGCCGGCCAGAGGCGGCCGACCCCGCTGCTGCTCGACTACGGCCCCGGGGACTATAACTGTCTGCACCAGGATCTCTATGGCGTGCATGTCTTCCCGCTGCAGATCGCGGTGCTGCTTTCGGCGCCCGGCCATGACTTCACCGGGGGCGAATTCGTGATGACCGAGCAGCGCCCGCGCATGCAGTCGCGGCCCGATGTCGTGCCGCTGGGGCAGGGGGATGCGGTGGTCTTTGCGGTCAATCAGCGGCCGGTCAGGGGATCGCGCGGCGATTATCGCGTCACCATGCGCCACGGGGTGGCACGGGTGCGGAGTGGCCGGCGGCGGACGCTCGGCATCATCTTCCACGACGCGGCCTGA
- the pyk gene encoding pyruvate kinase, whose amino-acid sequence MRRKRRAKIVATVGPASADPAMLEALFRAGVDTFRLNFSHGSHDDHARVHAAIRALEDKHHRPIGILQDLQGPKIRVGTIRDGRIEVTPGQALRFVLNGSEGGPEAIPLPHPEIFAAVLPGHHLLIDDGRVRLRVTGLGDDHIDAEVEIGGVISNRKGVNLPGTVLDMSPLTPKDRADLAFGLELGVDWVALSFVQRPGDLLEARGLIGDRAGLVAKVEKPSALDHVDEIVALADAVMVARGDLGVEIPPEDVPGRQKELVRACRFAAKPVIVATQMLDSMVAAPTPTRAEASDVATAIYDGADAVMLSAESAAGQYPVEAVEMMDRIIRRTEQHKFYRSIVDASGPREETSAPHAVAAAAADLAVALGAPALVAFTSSGTTAARIARRRPAAQILATTPNLPVSRRLCLLWGAHSVLSEEIHSYEEMVEKATRTVMEQELAGPADPVVVVAGIPFGQAGSTNNIRVVRADGN is encoded by the coding sequence ATGCGCCGCAAGCGTCGCGCCAAGATCGTCGCAACCGTCGGACCCGCGAGTGCGGACCCGGCCATGCTCGAGGCGCTGTTCCGCGCCGGGGTGGATACTTTCCGGCTGAATTTCAGCCATGGCAGCCATGACGACCACGCCCGGGTCCATGCCGCCATCCGGGCGCTGGAAGACAAGCATCACCGGCCGATCGGCATTCTGCAGGACCTTCAGGGCCCCAAGATCCGGGTCGGCACCATCCGTGACGGCCGGATCGAGGTGACGCCCGGTCAGGCGCTGCGCTTCGTGCTGAACGGCAGCGAGGGCGGACCGGAGGCGATCCCCTTGCCGCATCCCGAGATCTTTGCGGCGGTGCTGCCCGGCCATCATCTGCTGATCGATGACGGCCGGGTCCGGCTGCGGGTCACCGGCCTTGGCGACGATCATATCGATGCCGAGGTCGAGATCGGCGGCGTCATCTCCAACCGCAAGGGCGTGAACCTGCCCGGCACGGTGCTCGACATGTCGCCGCTGACCCCCAAGGACCGCGCGGATCTGGCCTTCGGGCTGGAGCTGGGGGTGGACTGGGTGGCGCTCTCTTTCGTGCAGCGGCCGGGTGATCTGCTGGAAGCGCGCGGGCTGATCGGCGATCGGGCAGGGCTCGTCGCCAAGGTCGAAAAGCCCTCGGCGCTGGACCATGTCGACGAGATCGTCGCACTCGCCGATGCGGTGATGGTCGCCCGGGGCGATCTGGGCGTGGAGATCCCGCCCGAGGACGTGCCCGGCCGGCAGAAAGAACTGGTGCGCGCCTGCCGCTTCGCCGCCAAGCCGGTGATCGTGGCGACGCAGATGCTCGATTCGATGGTCGCGGCCCCGACGCCCACCCGTGCCGAAGCCTCGGACGTCGCGACGGCGATCTATGACGGGGCGGATGCGGTGATGCTCTCGGCCGAATCGGCCGCCGGTCAATATCCGGTGGAAGCGGTGGAGATGATGGACCGGATCATCCGCCGCACCGAGCAGCACAAATTCTACCGCAGCATCGTCGATGCCTCGGGCCCGCGTGAGGAAACCAGCGCGCCGCATGCGGTGGCCGCTGCCGCTGCCGACCTTGCCGTGGCACTCGGCGCCCCGGCGCTGGTGGCCTTCACCTCCAGCGGCACGACTGCGGCCCGCATCGCCCGCCGTCGCCCCGCCGCACAGATCCTGGCGACGACCCCGAACCTGCCGGTCTCGCGGCGGCTTTGCCTGCTCTGGGGGGCGCACAGCGTGCTCTCGGAAGAAATCCATTCCTATGAGGAGATGGTGGAGAAGGCGACCCGCACGGTGATGGAGCAGGAACTGGCCGGGCCCGCCGATCCGGTGGTGGTGGTGGCGGGCATCCCCTTCGGGCAGGCGGGGTCGACCAACAACATCCGGGTGGTCCGCGCCGACGGAAACTGA
- a CDS encoding TIGR03915 family putative DNA repair protein: MRVVLTGRGDFEEWRQAARALLMAGVPPERVAWEPADGGQLFDPPPPLPDPAPGAAAPGVPAGFLSLARSVICHADPVRFGLLYRLLWRLMQDRRLLGLRTDPDVVAAARLEKAVRRDAHKMTAFVRFREAGPPGPTGRRRFVAWFEPDHYVVARTAPFFRGRFADMDWMILTPRGSAAFDGATLTVSAEPATRPDLADETEALWLTYYAGIFNPARLNPRAMRAEMPVKYWANLPEAALIPDLIAGAEARVRGMAETAGRPAPAFHHRLAARRVKTGARDGASPGELSPGDLQPGPAQPMLADPMVAPGGPSHDKGGGPRGRS, translated from the coding sequence ATGCGGGTCGTGTTGACCGGACGGGGAGATTTCGAGGAATGGCGGCAGGCGGCGCGCGCCCTGCTGATGGCCGGGGTGCCGCCCGAACGGGTGGCCTGGGAACCGGCAGACGGCGGGCAATTGTTCGATCCGCCGCCGCCCCTTCCCGATCCGGCCCCCGGCGCCGCGGCGCCGGGTGTGCCGGCGGGGTTCCTCAGCCTTGCCCGGTCGGTGATCTGCCATGCCGATCCGGTCCGGTTCGGACTGCTCTACCGTCTGCTCTGGCGTCTGATGCAGGACCGGCGGCTGCTTGGGCTGCGCACCGATCCGGATGTCGTCGCAGCCGCCCGACTGGAGAAGGCGGTGCGGCGCGATGCCCATAAGATGACCGCTTTCGTGCGCTTCCGCGAGGCGGGGCCGCCGGGCCCGACCGGCCGGCGGCGCTTCGTCGCCTGGTTCGAGCCCGATCACTACGTCGTTGCCCGCACCGCCCCCTTCTTCCGGGGCCGCTTTGCCGATATGGACTGGATGATCCTGACGCCGCGCGGCAGTGCCGCTTTCGACGGCGCCACGCTGACGGTCTCGGCCGAACCCGCCACGCGCCCGGATCTGGCCGACGAGACCGAGGCGCTGTGGCTGACCTATTACGCCGGCATCTTCAATCCGGCCCGGTTGAACCCCAGGGCGATGCGCGCGGAAATGCCGGTGAAGTACTGGGCGAACCTGCCCGAAGCCGCCTTGATCCCAGATCTGATCGCCGGGGCGGAAGCGCGGGTGCGGGGCATGGCCGAAACGGCCGGGCGCCCGGCGCCGGCCTTTCATCATCGTCTGGCGGCACGGCGGGTGAAGACGGGCGCACGCGACGGCGCCTCACCGGGAGAGTTGTCACCGGGAGACTTGCAACCGGGACCGGCGCAGCCCATGCTTGCCGATCCCATGGTCGCCCCCGGCGGCCCCAGTCATGACAAGGGAGGCGGCCCCAGGGGCCGTTCGTGA